A region from the Variovorax sp. RKNM96 genome encodes:
- a CDS encoding diaminopropionate ammonia-lyase: MLVINKNATRGAYPGELRDILSIAEAKRTRAWLSRWSQLAPEPTPLWQLPDMAEELGVAGIFVKDESKRSSLGSFKALGAPAALVRLILRAHPAWDPVDVLRGAHAAELQSLVVISATDGNHGRALAAAAQSIGVRCVIVLHRHVSVERETAIADFGAEIVRIEGNYDASVAHAAALAQEHGWQVVSDTSYAGYEDIPRDVMQGYGILADEVMEQQEGTVMFSHVILQGGVGGLAAGVASYLWEQYGEKRPTLIVVEPRQADCLLQSAINGFASNATGSVDSVMAGLACGETSPLAWRFLAPSVDAFLTIEDGDAVEAMCLLARGSAHDSPIVSGESGAAGIAALRVLTLSDDLWRKVRLDVRSKVLLISTEGATAPSVYRDLVGLDADEVLRRQSAPVRL; the protein is encoded by the coding sequence ATGCTGGTCATCAACAAGAACGCCACCCGCGGCGCCTACCCCGGCGAGCTTCGCGACATCCTCAGCATCGCCGAGGCGAAGCGCACGCGCGCCTGGCTCTCGCGCTGGTCGCAGCTCGCGCCCGAACCCACGCCGCTCTGGCAGCTGCCCGACATGGCGGAGGAACTGGGCGTGGCCGGCATCTTCGTGAAGGACGAGTCGAAGCGCTCGTCGCTCGGCAGCTTCAAGGCGCTGGGTGCGCCGGCCGCGCTCGTGCGGCTCATCCTGCGGGCCCATCCCGCGTGGGACCCGGTGGACGTGCTGCGCGGCGCGCATGCGGCAGAACTGCAGTCGCTGGTCGTCATCAGCGCCACCGACGGGAACCACGGCCGTGCGCTGGCCGCTGCGGCGCAAAGCATCGGCGTGCGCTGCGTGATCGTGCTGCACCGGCATGTGAGCGTGGAGCGCGAAACCGCCATCGCGGACTTCGGCGCGGAGATCGTGCGCATCGAGGGCAACTACGACGCCTCGGTCGCGCATGCGGCCGCACTGGCGCAGGAGCACGGCTGGCAGGTGGTCTCCGACACCTCCTACGCCGGCTACGAAGACATTCCGCGCGACGTGATGCAGGGCTACGGCATCCTGGCCGACGAGGTGATGGAGCAGCAGGAGGGCACGGTGATGTTCTCGCACGTGATCCTGCAGGGCGGCGTCGGCGGGCTGGCCGCGGGCGTGGCGAGCTACCTGTGGGAGCAGTACGGCGAGAAGCGGCCGACGCTCATCGTCGTCGAGCCGCGCCAGGCCGATTGCCTGCTGCAGAGCGCGATCAACGGCTTTGCATCGAATGCCACCGGCAGCGTCGACTCGGTGATGGCCGGCCTCGCCTGCGGGGAAACCTCGCCGCTGGCCTGGCGTTTTCTCGCGCCGTCGGTCGATGCCTTCCTCACCATCGAAGACGGCGACGCGGTCGAGGCGATGTGCCTCCTGGCGCGAGGCTCGGCGCACGACAGCCCCATCGTGAGCGGCGAATCGGGCGCTGCGGGCATCGCGGCATTGCGCGTGCTCACGCTGTCGGACGACCTGTGGCGAAAGGTGCGGCTCGATGTGCGCTCGAAGGTGCTGCTGATCAGCACGGAGGGCGCGACCGCACCTTCGGTGTACCGCGATCTCGTTGGGCTCGATGCGGACGAAGTCCTGCGCAGGCAGAGTGCGCCGGTGCGGCTCTAG
- a CDS encoding M20 aminoacylase family protein, translated as MKFPDEPLRDQLSGWRRQLHAMPETGFEEVKTSAFVIGVLRALGLEVHTGIGGTGLVANLKVGSGKGVIGLRAEMDALNITEVPTDRAYASATPGKMHACGHDGHMSIVLGAARLLRERQDFDGTVRFIFQPAEEHGRGAKAMMDDGLFARFPVDEIYGLHNMPGMRAGTISTRAGGLMASEDNFVIHVKGRGTHAARPHMGIDPIVIGAQIVLALQSIVARTLDPGAQAVVSCTEFITDGIRNAIPSNVVIKGDTRSYDPEVQKMLAARMREISEGICRMHGAGCDFSYTHEFAPTVNWAECVPVAVAAATAVVGAENVDANVAPMMISEDFGAFLKVVPGAFVFLGNGAEGAPGGTPLHNGSYDFNDEVLETGARYFAEIVRLRLPR; from the coding sequence ATGAAATTCCCCGACGAACCCCTGCGCGACCAGCTTTCGGGCTGGCGCCGCCAGCTGCATGCGATGCCCGAGACCGGCTTCGAGGAGGTGAAGACCTCGGCTTTCGTCATCGGCGTGCTGAGGGCGCTGGGCCTGGAGGTGCACACCGGCATCGGCGGCACGGGGCTCGTGGCGAACCTCAAGGTCGGCAGCGGCAAGGGCGTGATCGGCCTGCGCGCCGAGATGGATGCGCTGAACATCACCGAGGTGCCCACCGACCGCGCCTATGCCTCGGCCACCCCCGGAAAGATGCACGCCTGCGGCCACGACGGCCACATGTCGATCGTCCTCGGCGCGGCGCGTCTGCTGCGGGAACGGCAGGATTTCGATGGCACCGTGCGCTTCATCTTCCAGCCCGCCGAGGAGCACGGCCGCGGCGCGAAGGCCATGATGGACGACGGCCTCTTCGCGCGCTTTCCGGTCGACGAGATCTACGGCCTGCACAACATGCCCGGCATGCGCGCGGGCACGATTTCAACGCGCGCGGGCGGCCTCATGGCGAGCGAGGACAACTTCGTCATCCACGTGAAGGGCCGCGGCACGCATGCCGCGCGGCCGCACATGGGGATCGATCCGATCGTCATCGGCGCGCAGATCGTGCTCGCGCTGCAGTCCATCGTCGCGCGCACGCTCGACCCGGGCGCGCAGGCGGTGGTCTCGTGCACCGAGTTCATCACCGACGGCATCCGCAACGCGATTCCGTCGAACGTGGTCATCAAGGGCGACACGCGCAGCTACGACCCCGAGGTGCAGAAGATGCTGGCCGCGCGCATGCGCGAGATCAGCGAAGGCATCTGCCGCATGCACGGCGCGGGGTGCGACTTCAGCTACACGCACGAGTTCGCGCCCACGGTGAACTGGGCCGAATGCGTGCCCGTCGCGGTGGCGGCTGCCACGGCCGTCGTGGGTGCGGAGAACGTCGATGCCAACGTGGCACCGATGATGATTTCCGAGGACTTCGGCGCATTCCTCAAGGTGGTGCCGGGCGCCTTCGTGTTCCTGGGCAACGGCGCCGAGGGCGCACCCGGCGGCACGCCGCTGCACAACGGCAGCTACGACTTCAACGACGAGGTGCTCGAAACGGGCGCCCGCTACTTCGCGGAAATCGTCCGCCTGCGCCTTCCGCGCTGA
- a CDS encoding Lrp/AsnC family transcriptional regulator, with protein MTSSPLDAIDLRLLELIQANSRMSQSELGERVHLSTAAVNRRLKRMRDDGVIRRYGAVLAPAALGHPLSIVAEVEVESEHIDLLDAMKQSFRNCPQVQQCYYVTGEWDFILILVVQDMAQYTALSRQLFFQSNNVKRFRTLVTMDPVKVSLDVPVRPEAME; from the coding sequence ATGACCTCCTCCCCCCTCGACGCCATCGACCTCCGCCTGCTCGAGCTGATCCAGGCCAACAGCCGCATGTCGCAAAGCGAGCTGGGCGAGCGCGTCCACCTCTCGACGGCGGCCGTGAACCGGCGGCTCAAGCGCATGCGCGACGACGGCGTGATCCGGCGCTACGGCGCTGTGCTGGCGCCCGCCGCGCTGGGCCATCCGCTGTCCATCGTGGCCGAGGTGGAAGTCGAGAGCGAGCACATCGACCTGCTCGATGCAATGAAACAGAGTTTCAGGAACTGCCCGCAGGTGCAGCAGTGCTACTACGTGACGGGCGAGTGGGACTTCATCCTCATCCTCGTGGTGCAGGACATGGCGCAGTACACGGCGCTGAGCCGGCAGCTGTTCTTCCAGAGCAACAACGTGAAGCGCTTTCGCACGCTGGTGACGATGGACCCGGTAAAGGTCAGCCTGGATGTGCCGGTGCGGCCGGAAGCGATGGAATAG
- a CDS encoding YceH family protein — MSTPLPILSLLETRVLGVLAEKQRTVPDSYPLTLNSLVSGCNQKTSRNPVLELTESQIQSAIDSLKGYSLVAESSGGRAFRYEHNIDRVLRIPSQSVILLTVLMLRGPQTAGELRIACDRMHNFADISSVEGFLDELSERPAGALVVKLARLPGARESRWAHLLSGQPAEEVAGPAGASGEGAYASHDASLGEVAALKANVARLEAELASLKALVGRVCSELGISDAG; from the coding sequence ATGTCCACACCGCTGCCCATCCTGTCCCTCCTCGAAACCCGCGTGCTCGGCGTGCTCGCCGAAAAGCAGCGCACCGTGCCCGACAGCTACCCGCTCACGCTCAATTCGCTGGTGTCGGGCTGCAACCAGAAGACCAGCCGCAACCCGGTGCTCGAACTCACCGAATCGCAGATCCAGTCCGCCATCGACAGCCTCAAGGGCTACAGCCTCGTCGCGGAAAGCAGCGGCGGCCGCGCGTTCCGCTACGAGCACAACATCGACCGCGTGCTGCGCATTCCCTCGCAGTCGGTGATCCTGCTCACCGTGCTGATGCTGCGCGGTCCGCAGACCGCCGGCGAACTGCGCATCGCCTGCGACCGCATGCATAACTTCGCGGACATCTCTTCGGTCGAGGGCTTTCTCGACGAACTCTCGGAGCGGCCGGCCGGCGCGCTGGTGGTGAAGCTGGCCCGGCTGCCCGGCGCGCGCGAAAGCCGCTGGGCGCATCTGCTGAGCGGGCAGCCGGCGGAAGAGGTCGCGGGGCCGGCCGGCGCATCGGGCGAGGGGGCGTACGCATCGCACGATGCGTCGCTCGGCGAAGTCGCGGCGCTGAAGGCCAACGTGGCGCGGCTCGAAGCCGAGCTGGCGTCGTTGAAGGCGCTGGTGGGGCGGGTGTGCTCGGAGCTCGGGATTTCCGACGCGGGGTGA
- a CDS encoding phosphodiester glycosidase family protein: protein MRKLLLLLAVFLASCASVAADPRYTVVKVDLRTEKLALFLNDDTGVAFKRFDRLDAWLKAQGRQLAFAVNAGMYHADFSPVGLFVRDGREEAPLNLASGAGNFFLKPNGVFLVTDDGPRVIESSEYPAFAKRGGVRLATQSGPLLLRHGVLHPALIPNSDSRKIRNGVCASGHTAIFVMSETPVNFHDFALYFRDVLHCRDALYLDGTVSALYSKALGRSDFVRELGPILGVVSP from the coding sequence ATGAGAAAGCTTCTGCTTCTGCTGGCCGTCTTCCTTGCGAGCTGTGCGTCGGTTGCGGCGGACCCGCGCTACACGGTCGTGAAGGTCGACCTTCGCACTGAGAAGCTCGCGCTGTTCCTGAACGACGACACCGGCGTCGCGTTCAAGCGCTTCGACCGGCTCGATGCCTGGTTGAAGGCGCAAGGCCGGCAGCTCGCCTTCGCGGTCAACGCCGGCATGTACCACGCGGACTTCTCCCCGGTCGGCCTCTTCGTGCGCGATGGCCGCGAAGAGGCGCCGCTCAACCTGGCGAGCGGCGCCGGCAACTTCTTCCTGAAGCCGAACGGCGTGTTCCTCGTCACCGATGACGGCCCCCGCGTGATCGAGTCCTCGGAATACCCGGCATTCGCCAAGCGCGGCGGCGTGCGCCTCGCCACGCAATCCGGCCCGCTGCTGTTGCGCCATGGCGTGCTGCACCCGGCGCTCATTCCGAATTCCGACTCGCGCAAGATCCGCAACGGCGTCTGCGCGTCGGGCCACACGGCGATCTTCGTGATGAGCGAGACGCCGGTGAATTTCCACGATTTCGCGCTCTACTTCCGCGACGTGCTGCATTGCCGCGATGCCCTGTACCTCGACGGCACCGTCTCGGCGCTGTACTCGAAGGCACTGGGGCGAAGCGACTTCGTGCGTGAGCTGGGGCCGATACTCGGTGTGGTGTCGCCATGA
- a CDS encoding isocitrate/isopropylmalate family dehydrogenase, with protein sequence MTTPIPATLIPGDGIGPEIVDATLAALDALKAPFAWDTQIAGLGGVKASGDPLPKATLDSIRSTRLALKGPLETPSGGGYRSSNVRLREEFQLYANLRPARTIIPGGRFEKIDLMIVRENLEGLYIGHEHYVRIDDDPHAVGMATGINTRQGCRRVLEYAFDTAIATGRKKVTLVHKANIMKVLTGLFLETGEQLYAEKYKGKFELDSIIVDACAMKLVLNPWQFDMLVTTNLFGDILSDLVAGLVGGLGMAPGANIGTDAAIFEAVHGSAPDIAGKGIANPTALLLAAAMMLDHTKMPELATRLRTAIDQTLNIDNVRTGDLGGTANTAAFTKALVSRINGG encoded by the coding sequence ATGACCACCCCCATTCCCGCAACCCTCATCCCCGGTGATGGCATCGGCCCCGAAATCGTCGACGCCACGCTGGCCGCGCTCGATGCGCTGAAGGCCCCCTTCGCCTGGGACACCCAGATCGCCGGCCTCGGCGGCGTCAAGGCCTCGGGCGATCCGCTGCCCAAGGCCACGCTCGACAGCATCCGCAGCACCCGCCTCGCGCTCAAGGGCCCGCTGGAGACCCCCTCGGGCGGCGGCTACCGCTCGTCGAACGTGCGGTTGCGCGAAGAATTCCAGCTCTACGCCAACCTGCGCCCCGCGCGCACCATCATCCCGGGCGGCCGTTTCGAGAAGATCGACCTGATGATCGTGCGCGAGAACCTCGAGGGCCTCTACATCGGCCACGAGCACTACGTGCGCATCGACGACGACCCGCATGCCGTGGGCATGGCCACCGGCATCAACACGCGGCAGGGCTGCCGCCGGGTGCTCGAGTACGCGTTCGACACCGCCATCGCCACCGGCCGCAAGAAGGTCACGCTGGTGCACAAGGCCAACATCATGAAGGTGCTGACCGGCCTGTTCCTGGAGACCGGCGAGCAGCTCTACGCGGAAAAGTACAAGGGCAAGTTCGAGCTCGACTCGATCATCGTGGACGCCTGCGCGATGAAGCTGGTGCTCAACCCCTGGCAGTTCGACATGCTGGTGACGACCAACCTGTTCGGCGACATCCTCTCCGACCTCGTGGCCGGCCTCGTCGGCGGCCTGGGCATGGCGCCCGGCGCGAACATCGGCACCGATGCGGCGATCTTCGAGGCCGTGCACGGCTCGGCGCCCGACATCGCCGGCAAGGGCATCGCCAACCCCACGGCACTGCTGCTGGCCGCCGCGATGATGCTGGACCACACGAAGATGCCCGAACTGGCCACGCGCCTGCGCACGGCCATCGACCAGACGCTGAACATCGACAACGTGCGCACCGGCGACCTGGGCGGCACGGCGAACACCGCCGCGTTCACCAAGGCGCTGGTCAGCCGCATCAACGGCGGTTGA